The Erpetoichthys calabaricus chromosome 13, fErpCal1.3, whole genome shotgun sequence genome has a window encoding:
- the alg2 gene encoding alpha-1,3/1,6-mannosyltransferase ALG2 isoform X1 yields MWEQYGILESKTYMYIHTSRQLEQGTVLYLLDLCTTQFLTHQGMVNVVFLHPDLGIGGAERLVVDAALALRSKGCNIQIWTAHYDPDHCFSETKDSGIPIVCVGDWLPRSILGYFHAVCAYIRMIYVTWYLIFLSGVEFEVVFCDQVSACIPVLRFARRRKKVLFYCHFPDQLLAERKTAIKQLYRAPLDYLEELTTGMADCIVVNSQFTAGVFKHTFKSLSALQVDVLYPSLNFTIFDTRPNDLEGLIPEHKKIVFLSINRYERKKNLPLALEALNQLHSKISADEWQKVHLVMAGGYDDRVLENVEHYKELKALSDTLGLADHVTYLRSFSDTQKISLLHNCSCVLYTPSNEHFGIVPLEAMYTRCPVIAVNSGGPLESIADGETGFLCDPQPKLFAEAMEKFVKDPILKKKMGEAGRQQVLKLFSPEAFATQLYHYVCKLSE; encoded by the exons GACAGTCCTTTATTTACTTGATCTGTGCACGACACAGTTCCTCACTCACCAAGGTATGGTGAACGTCGTGTTTCTCCACCCGGACCTGGGCATTGGTGGCGCTGAAAGGCTGGTAGTGGATGCTGCTTTGGCACTGAGATCTAAAGGCTGCAACATTCAAATATGGACAGCACATTATGACCCTGACCATTGTTTCTCTGAAACTAAAGACTCCGGGATCCCAATTGTCTGTGTTGGTGACTGGCTTCCTAGGAGTATTCTTGGCTATTTCCATGCAGTATGTGCCTATATCCGCATGATTTATGTCACCTGGTACCTCATCTTTCTCAGCGGTGTTGAGTTTGAAGTGGTATTTTGTGACCAG GTGTCTGCATGCATCCCTGTGCTCCGATTTGCAAGGAGGAGAAAGAAGGTGCTCTTCTATTGCCATTTTCCTGACCAGCTCCTTGCAGAGCGCAAGACTGCTATCAAGCAACTTTACAGGGCTCCCCTAGACTATCTAGAAGAATTAACAACTGGTATGGCTGATTGCATTGTGGTCAACAGCCAGTTCACAGCAGGTGTCTTCAAGCACACGTTCAAGTCTTTGTCTGCTCTGCAAGTAGATGTTCTGTATCCATCACTAAATTTTACTATATTTGACACTCGGCCTAATGATCTTGAAGGTCTTATTCCAGAGCACAAAAAGATTGTGTTTCTTTCAATTAACAGATATGAAAGGAAGAAGAACTTGCCTCTTGCCCTGGAAGCCCTAAACCAACTGCACAGCAAAATTTCTGCAGATGAGTGGCAGAAAGTACACCTTGTCATGGCGGGTGGTTATGACGACAGAGTTCTGGAAAATGTGGAGCATTACAAGGAGCTGAAAGCCTTGTCTGACACACTTGGTTTAGCCGACCATGTCACTTATCTTCGGTCCTTTTCAGACACACAGAAGATTTCCCTTTTACACAACTGTTCTTGTGTCCTCTACACCCCCAGCAATGAGCATTTTGGGATTGTGCCATTAGAAGCAATGTACACACGGTGTCCTGTAATTGCTGTTAATTCAGGAGGGCCACTCGAATCGATTGCTGATGGTGAGACTGGGTTTCTTTGTGATCCACAGCCTAAGTTGTTTGCGGAGGCCATGGAGAAATTTGTGAAAGATCCAATCCTTAAGAAAAAGATGGGAGAGGCTGGCAGACAGCAGGTTTTAAAACTGTTTTCACCAGAAGCTTTTGCTACGCAACTTTATCATTATGTATGTAAACTGTCAGAGTAA
- the alg2 gene encoding alpha-1,3/1,6-mannosyltransferase ALG2 isoform X2 — translation MCPDSQRAKIRTVLYLLDLCTTQFLTHQGMVNVVFLHPDLGIGGAERLVVDAALALRSKGCNIQIWTAHYDPDHCFSETKDSGIPIVCVGDWLPRSILGYFHAVCAYIRMIYVTWYLIFLSGVEFEVVFCDQVSACIPVLRFARRRKKVLFYCHFPDQLLAERKTAIKQLYRAPLDYLEELTTGMADCIVVNSQFTAGVFKHTFKSLSALQVDVLYPSLNFTIFDTRPNDLEGLIPEHKKIVFLSINRYERKKNLPLALEALNQLHSKISADEWQKVHLVMAGGYDDRVLENVEHYKELKALSDTLGLADHVTYLRSFSDTQKISLLHNCSCVLYTPSNEHFGIVPLEAMYTRCPVIAVNSGGPLESIADGETGFLCDPQPKLFAEAMEKFVKDPILKKKMGEAGRQQVLKLFSPEAFATQLYHYVCKLSE, via the exons GACAGTCCTTTATTTACTTGATCTGTGCACGACACAGTTCCTCACTCACCAAGGTATGGTGAACGTCGTGTTTCTCCACCCGGACCTGGGCATTGGTGGCGCTGAAAGGCTGGTAGTGGATGCTGCTTTGGCACTGAGATCTAAAGGCTGCAACATTCAAATATGGACAGCACATTATGACCCTGACCATTGTTTCTCTGAAACTAAAGACTCCGGGATCCCAATTGTCTGTGTTGGTGACTGGCTTCCTAGGAGTATTCTTGGCTATTTCCATGCAGTATGTGCCTATATCCGCATGATTTATGTCACCTGGTACCTCATCTTTCTCAGCGGTGTTGAGTTTGAAGTGGTATTTTGTGACCAG GTGTCTGCATGCATCCCTGTGCTCCGATTTGCAAGGAGGAGAAAGAAGGTGCTCTTCTATTGCCATTTTCCTGACCAGCTCCTTGCAGAGCGCAAGACTGCTATCAAGCAACTTTACAGGGCTCCCCTAGACTATCTAGAAGAATTAACAACTGGTATGGCTGATTGCATTGTGGTCAACAGCCAGTTCACAGCAGGTGTCTTCAAGCACACGTTCAAGTCTTTGTCTGCTCTGCAAGTAGATGTTCTGTATCCATCACTAAATTTTACTATATTTGACACTCGGCCTAATGATCTTGAAGGTCTTATTCCAGAGCACAAAAAGATTGTGTTTCTTTCAATTAACAGATATGAAAGGAAGAAGAACTTGCCTCTTGCCCTGGAAGCCCTAAACCAACTGCACAGCAAAATTTCTGCAGATGAGTGGCAGAAAGTACACCTTGTCATGGCGGGTGGTTATGACGACAGAGTTCTGGAAAATGTGGAGCATTACAAGGAGCTGAAAGCCTTGTCTGACACACTTGGTTTAGCCGACCATGTCACTTATCTTCGGTCCTTTTCAGACACACAGAAGATTTCCCTTTTACACAACTGTTCTTGTGTCCTCTACACCCCCAGCAATGAGCATTTTGGGATTGTGCCATTAGAAGCAATGTACACACGGTGTCCTGTAATTGCTGTTAATTCAGGAGGGCCACTCGAATCGATTGCTGATGGTGAGACTGGGTTTCTTTGTGATCCACAGCCTAAGTTGTTTGCGGAGGCCATGGAGAAATTTGTGAAAGATCCAATCCTTAAGAAAAAGATGGGAGAGGCTGGCAGACAGCAGGTTTTAAAACTGTTTTCACCAGAAGCTTTTGCTACGCAACTTTATCATTATGTATGTAAACTGTCAGAGTAA
- the alg2 gene encoding alpha-1,3/1,6-mannosyltransferase ALG2 isoform X3: MVNVVFLHPDLGIGGAERLVVDAALALRSKGCNIQIWTAHYDPDHCFSETKDSGIPIVCVGDWLPRSILGYFHAVCAYIRMIYVTWYLIFLSGVEFEVVFCDQVSACIPVLRFARRRKKVLFYCHFPDQLLAERKTAIKQLYRAPLDYLEELTTGMADCIVVNSQFTAGVFKHTFKSLSALQVDVLYPSLNFTIFDTRPNDLEGLIPEHKKIVFLSINRYERKKNLPLALEALNQLHSKISADEWQKVHLVMAGGYDDRVLENVEHYKELKALSDTLGLADHVTYLRSFSDTQKISLLHNCSCVLYTPSNEHFGIVPLEAMYTRCPVIAVNSGGPLESIADGETGFLCDPQPKLFAEAMEKFVKDPILKKKMGEAGRQQVLKLFSPEAFATQLYHYVCKLSE; encoded by the exons ATGGTGAACGTCGTGTTTCTCCACCCGGACCTGGGCATTGGTGGCGCTGAAAGGCTGGTAGTGGATGCTGCTTTGGCACTGAGATCTAAAGGCTGCAACATTCAAATATGGACAGCACATTATGACCCTGACCATTGTTTCTCTGAAACTAAAGACTCCGGGATCCCAATTGTCTGTGTTGGTGACTGGCTTCCTAGGAGTATTCTTGGCTATTTCCATGCAGTATGTGCCTATATCCGCATGATTTATGTCACCTGGTACCTCATCTTTCTCAGCGGTGTTGAGTTTGAAGTGGTATTTTGTGACCAG GTGTCTGCATGCATCCCTGTGCTCCGATTTGCAAGGAGGAGAAAGAAGGTGCTCTTCTATTGCCATTTTCCTGACCAGCTCCTTGCAGAGCGCAAGACTGCTATCAAGCAACTTTACAGGGCTCCCCTAGACTATCTAGAAGAATTAACAACTGGTATGGCTGATTGCATTGTGGTCAACAGCCAGTTCACAGCAGGTGTCTTCAAGCACACGTTCAAGTCTTTGTCTGCTCTGCAAGTAGATGTTCTGTATCCATCACTAAATTTTACTATATTTGACACTCGGCCTAATGATCTTGAAGGTCTTATTCCAGAGCACAAAAAGATTGTGTTTCTTTCAATTAACAGATATGAAAGGAAGAAGAACTTGCCTCTTGCCCTGGAAGCCCTAAACCAACTGCACAGCAAAATTTCTGCAGATGAGTGGCAGAAAGTACACCTTGTCATGGCGGGTGGTTATGACGACAGAGTTCTGGAAAATGTGGAGCATTACAAGGAGCTGAAAGCCTTGTCTGACACACTTGGTTTAGCCGACCATGTCACTTATCTTCGGTCCTTTTCAGACACACAGAAGATTTCCCTTTTACACAACTGTTCTTGTGTCCTCTACACCCCCAGCAATGAGCATTTTGGGATTGTGCCATTAGAAGCAATGTACACACGGTGTCCTGTAATTGCTGTTAATTCAGGAGGGCCACTCGAATCGATTGCTGATGGTGAGACTGGGTTTCTTTGTGATCCACAGCCTAAGTTGTTTGCGGAGGCCATGGAGAAATTTGTGAAAGATCCAATCCTTAAGAAAAAGATGGGAGAGGCTGGCAGACAGCAGGTTTTAAAACTGTTTTCACCAGAAGCTTTTGCTACGCAACTTTATCATTATGTATGTAAACTGTCAGAGTAA